The following coding sequences are from one Venturia canescens isolate UGA chromosome 5, ASM1945775v1, whole genome shotgun sequence window:
- the Blos2 gene encoding biogenesis of lysosome-related organelles complex 1 subunit 2 has translation MHETNEDTRSSNTLMDSAEIDGNLRCESPKRGTTLSTSTSSFEALDPHDPNLSRLANTMFQKTGEYLQEELTATHADYRLLERLNKEAISKYAELKTISANVTQSLDALNLKYKKLQPVLDNINQIDDSVTKLEQAAYKLAAYSKRLEAKFKEMEKENRNK, from the coding sequence ATGCATGAAACAAATGAGGACACTCGAAGCAGTAATACACTGATGGACAGTGCAGAGATAGATGGAAATTTACGTTGCGAATCCCCAAAACGAGGAACAACATTGTCAACTAGCACAAGCAGTTTCGAGGCTCTGGATCCTCATGACCCAAATCTCAGTCGTCTAGCGAATACAATGTTCCAAAAAACGGGTGAATATCTTCAAGAGGAGTTGACAGCCACTCACGCAGATTATCGTTTATTGGAGAGGCTCAACAAAGAAGCTATATCCAAATATGCCGAATTGAAAACTATTTCGGCTAACGTAACACAATCTCTGGATGCCCTGAATCTTAAGTACAAAAAATTACAGCCTGTTCTGGATAATATTAATCAAATAGACGATAGCGTTACAAAACTTGAACAGGCGGCTTACAAATTAGCTGCTTACTCCAAACGATTGGAAGCAAAGTtcaaagaaatggaaaaagagaatagAAATAAGTGA